A region of the Romboutsia hominis genome:
TTTGGTTCTGTAAAAGTTATATAAATAAATATACCTATTATAATGACTATTAATCCTATAATTTTTATTAAAATCTTTTTATTGTCTTCATCATAGTCTAAATCGTCTAAGCATCTGTCAAAATCTTCTTTAGCTCCTAAGCTATAAAGTCTTTCACATACAAAAGCTACCCAAAATAGTGGCATATTTACATCATAAAACAATTTATATGCAACTAGAGCTAATATAGAAAATAATAAAGATGAAATAACTACATTATCCTTACTCTTAGCTTTCACTTAAATCATCCTTTCCATATATAAAATATCATACAATATTACTTTTTTCTACATAATTTCTAATTTATATTATAAAAATAAAGAGCTGCCTTATAAAGCAACTCTTTATTTTTATCCAATTATAGCATCTTTAATTTTTCTATTTATGTTATCCATATACTTATCTCGTTTTATTTTGTATTCATTATAAGAGTCTATATTTCTACATATGCTATTTATTTCATTTCTAACTACATTATTTATACTATCTAAACTTTGTTCATATAATATCTCTATAGAATCTATTTGTATTAATGTACTTGCTACCTCCATATATATATCATGTAATATATATTTACTATCTGATTTAAAATTAAGCTCTAGTTTACCTTGATGTTTTATAGGGACTATTTTTTCTTTTATAAATAATATAAAGTTTTCGAAATCCTTTTTATTATTAAGAGGCTCTACTTCAAATAGTATCCTAAAGAATAAGTTCCATATAAATTCACAGTTTAGCTTGCTCATTATAAAGCTACCTAGTTTTTCACAAAATTCATCTTCAAATTCAGGGCTTTTACCAAATTTTATTTTCGAGTTAAAGTCTATATCTTTCTTAGCTATCTCATTTAGCCTCATAAGACCTTGTATTGTTGTATCTTCACTTATATCTAAGCCATCTTTATTCTTATTAAATGAATAGTTTATAATAGTTTCACAAGGCTTTTTAAAATCTACTATAAATCCTATATCTTTTTCCATTTTTTCAGCAAAAGTATCATATGCAATTTTAGCTAAAAACTTTTCCATAGACTTTTGCTTTAATGTTTTATCTTTTGAAGTGTTTTCATTAAAAGATTTATAAACAGATAAAAGCTGGTTGTCTATCATTGCTAGATTATTTTTTATTGATGCCATAACATCACTTAAAAATTTATCTACCATTACATAAGTATTATTTTTATATATAACTTGATGTTCTATATCACTCCAAAATATATTTACCATGGATTTTATCTGTATTTCAAAATTTATTTTGTTTTTTCCATATGTAAATAAACCATTTATTCTATATATTTCAAATCCATTTTTTTGTTTTCGTGGCTGCTCTTTATCTAGCCTTATCTTAACCTTGTCATTACTTTTATTATAAAAATATATATTATCATCTGTAGTATCAAAATAAGACTTTAATACTTTATATATTAATTTCTCTTCTTCTATAAATCTACACTCTAGTCTTACACCTATTAAGTCTGATAGATTATGTATAAGCTCTTGTGGTGTCTCATATCTTTTTAAATATCTATTTCTTATTATTTTTTCTCTTAAACTATATTCTGTTTTTACTCTTGAATTAACATTTAAATATTCTTGGTCACTAGATTCAAGTATATTTTCAAAATAGTTCTCTAGTTCTTTTGATAGCATATTTAATGTAGGTGTTAAGGAGTTTAATAAATCAATTGACTCGTCTATAAATTCAAATTCTTTAAGGCTCATAATATTCTCCTATTTCTTTTTAGTACTTAAATTTTACACAAAAAAGGGACATTTATCAAATGTCCTTTTTAAATTTTACTGTATACTTATACCAAAATGAGTATTTTAAATAAATTTAGTAAATACTCATTTTTAGCATACATTATATATTATTTATTATTTTTCCCTTAAGTATTTTAAATTCTACTTCATCTATTACACCTAAGTCGTATAAATTT
Encoded here:
- a CDS encoding GTP pyrophosphokinase, whose protein sequence is MSLKEFEFIDESIDLLNSLTPTLNMLSKELENYFENILESSDQEYLNVNSRVKTEYSLREKIIRNRYLKRYETPQELIHNLSDLIGVRLECRFIEEEKLIYKVLKSYFDTTDDNIYFYNKSNDKVKIRLDKEQPRKQKNGFEIYRINGLFTYGKNKINFEIQIKSMVNIFWSDIEHQVIYKNNTYVMVDKFLSDVMASIKNNLAMIDNQLLSVYKSFNENTSKDKTLKQKSMEKFLAKIAYDTFAEKMEKDIGFIVDFKKPCETIINYSFNKNKDGLDISEDTTIQGLMRLNEIAKKDIDFNSKIKFGKSPEFEDEFCEKLGSFIMSKLNCEFIWNLFFRILFEVEPLNNKKDFENFILFIKEKIVPIKHQGKLELNFKSDSKYILHDIYMEVASTLIQIDSIEILYEQSLDSINNVVRNEINSICRNIDSYNEYKIKRDKYMDNINRKIKDAIIG